In a genomic window of Candidatus Hydrogenedentota bacterium:
- a CDS encoding MBL fold metallo-hydrolase — protein MSSIGFWACMMLSGVSAASGADGIWQALLDSPPSLEATAARQGAVEALDEWIGQPDSEESQERVAYYRRAVDRVIQTLQAERPKQGIRCFQLYSSSSIVQTPTCTFSIDLDQGPNEDLHQTPEEEGVSFCMRDDEVAALADLIDYAFYTHEHGDHVDYELMRALVERGKTVVTTASAKEVWAGEVWAEPIVTPEQTLGKGLRIGVLEVNVLWDHQWNNIEHSSGTPCYGYVVTTPEGITVAAKGDINCALQWYGWLNVLVKKGRTIDVMVGSPLYWRGVTLTGEIDTLLAPLWLPGHNWEFGHRPAGEARGNASAFWQSYALLRMTARHGDASVLTWGEYIDVAEARKGSR, from the coding sequence ATGAGCAGTATCGGGTTTTGGGCGTGCATGATGTTATCGGGCGTTTCAGCCGCGTCGGGCGCGGACGGAATATGGCAGGCGTTGCTTGACTCGCCGCCTTCTCTGGAGGCAACAGCGGCGCGGCAGGGCGCCGTCGAGGCGCTGGATGAATGGATTGGTCAACCGGACTCGGAGGAGTCGCAGGAACGTGTGGCGTATTACCGCCGCGCCGTAGACCGCGTGATTCAGACGCTGCAGGCGGAGCGGCCGAAGCAGGGGATCCGCTGTTTTCAATTGTATTCGAGTTCTTCGATTGTGCAGACGCCGACGTGCACGTTTTCCATCGATTTGGATCAGGGGCCGAATGAAGATCTGCATCAGACACCGGAAGAGGAAGGTGTTTCCTTCTGCATGAGGGATGACGAGGTGGCCGCGCTGGCGGATCTCATCGATTATGCGTTCTACACGCACGAACACGGCGATCACGTAGATTACGAATTGATGCGGGCACTTGTCGAGCGCGGGAAGACGGTAGTCACGACGGCGAGCGCAAAGGAGGTCTGGGCCGGAGAGGTTTGGGCCGAGCCGATTGTGACGCCGGAACAGACCCTTGGCAAGGGATTGCGGATCGGCGTGCTCGAAGTGAACGTCTTGTGGGATCACCAATGGAACAACATTGAGCATTCCTCCGGGACGCCGTGCTACGGCTATGTGGTCACGACGCCGGAGGGAATCACGGTTGCGGCGAAGGGCGATATCAACTGCGCGTTGCAGTGGTACGGCTGGCTCAACGTGCTCGTGAAGAAAGGGCGGACGATCGACGTTATGGTCGGGAGCCCCTTGTACTGGCGCGGCGTCACGCTCACGGGCGAGATCGACACGTTGCTGGCCCCGTTATGGTTGCCGGGCCACAACTGGGAGTTCGGCCACCGGCCCGCGGGAGAAGCGCGGGGAAACGCCTCCGCTTTCTGGCAATCGTATGCGCTCCTGCGTATGACGGCCCGGCACGGGGACGCATCGGTACTCACGTGGGGTGAATATATCGATGTGGCGGAGGCCAGGAAGGGAAGCCGGTAG
- a CDS encoding MFS transporter, whose amino-acid sequence MAAEVAGRFKYWQYRTVIATMIGYTLFYFLRKNLSLAMPGMESELGITKTSLGLFLTLHGLVYGLSKFLNGYWSDRVNSRLYMSVGLALCLLVNVAFGFGPVFAKLFTGSASGPAFTAALITLFGVLWVLNGLFQGSGFPPCARLLTHWIPPNELATKMSIWNTSHSIGAGLIVILCGYIMAYGGPGAWRFCFWAPALLAGIGLLVLVIALRDTPASVGLPEIAGTEVKGARADEPVDPQFLRERVFCNPQIWMIGFANFTINLVRFSVLDWGPTLLKESKGLSLDRAGWMVAAFEIAGVVGMLAAGWITDRYMRGRAPRTCVFCMAGAALAILGFWMLPTTAPKWLLFASLLAAGFCIYGPQALTGVTAANISTKKLAGTSIGFTSLFSYASVTVSGVGLGALAENFGWYYAYTVMVGTAVVGAIIFLLLWNAKASVYDELAD is encoded by the coding sequence ATGGCCGCAGAAGTCGCCGGGCGGTTCAAGTACTGGCAGTACCGCACGGTCATCGCCACCATGATCGGCTATACACTGTTCTACTTCCTGCGCAAGAATCTCAGCCTCGCAATGCCCGGCATGGAGTCCGAACTGGGTATAACCAAAACCAGCCTCGGCCTGTTCCTGACCTTGCACGGGCTTGTCTACGGGCTCTCGAAATTCCTGAACGGCTATTGGAGTGACCGCGTCAATTCCCGGCTCTACATGTCGGTCGGGCTTGCCTTGTGCCTGCTCGTGAATGTTGCGTTCGGTTTCGGTCCGGTCTTCGCCAAGCTGTTCACGGGATCCGCGTCCGGCCCGGCGTTCACTGCTGCATTGATCACCCTCTTCGGCGTCCTCTGGGTCTTGAACGGCCTGTTCCAGGGGAGTGGATTCCCGCCCTGCGCCCGCCTGCTCACGCACTGGATCCCGCCGAACGAACTGGCGACCAAGATGTCCATCTGGAACACCTCGCATTCCATCGGCGCCGGCTTGATCGTAATCCTGTGCGGTTACATCATGGCCTACGGCGGGCCCGGCGCGTGGCGCTTCTGCTTCTGGGCGCCCGCGTTGCTCGCCGGTATCGGCCTGCTCGTGCTCGTGATCGCGCTGCGCGACACCCCGGCCTCCGTCGGCCTCCCGGAGATCGCCGGCACGGAAGTGAAAGGCGCGCGCGCGGACGAACCCGTCGACCCGCAGTTTCTCCGCGAGCGGGTCTTCTGCAATCCTCAGATCTGGATGATTGGGTTCGCCAACTTCACCATCAATCTCGTGCGGTTCTCCGTACTGGACTGGGGCCCAACGCTCCTGAAGGAATCCAAGGGGCTTTCCCTCGACCGCGCCGGCTGGATGGTGGCGGCGTTCGAGATAGCCGGTGTCGTCGGCATGTTGGCGGCGGGCTGGATCACGGACCGCTACATGCGCGGGCGTGCGCCGCGCACGTGCGTGTTCTGTATGGCCGGTGCCGCGCTGGCGATCCTCGGCTTCTGGATGCTTCCGACGACCGCGCCGAAGTGGCTCCTGTTCGCGTCCCTGCTCGCGGCCGGCTTCTGTATTTACGGACCCCAGGCGCTCACCGGCGTGACCGCGGCCAATATCTCGACCAAGAAGCTGGCCGGCACCTCGATCGGCTTCACGAGTCTGTTCAGTTACGCAAGCGTGACTGTCTCAGGCGTAGGCCTGGGCGCGCTGGCCGAGAATTTCGGCTGGTACTACGCGTATACGGTCATGGTCGGCACGGCAGTCGTCGGCGCCATCATCTTCCTGCTGCTCTGGAACGCCAAAGCCAGCGTGTACGACGAACTGGCGGACTGA
- a CDS encoding Gfo/Idh/MocA family oxidoreductase, producing MQMKDISRRGFIKRGLAASAAFGMPAIVPRSVFGADAPTERVNVGLVGCGNIGNYHKNWLKQWDDVRIVAVCDAYKSRRIAMAEELNAHYGAGTTTIYDDFREVLAQPDVDAICIGAHDNWHTPMAIAAARNGKDIYCQKPLTLDLGQTKLLRSAVNENQRIFQFGTQYRSESSYPRMVELVRNGYIGELQRIDVWCRNVLNDTKQYNVPPYGSTEEVPVPEDLDFNVWQGPSPMVPYTVDRCTPWGGYHCPETSLGFVAGCAIHPLGIAQWGNRTDHTSPIRYEGTGSVPAEGIFRTLERWDVQCEYENGVKLHMMDMMTAKPLVMEYYPEKWQDGDGVVFHGTEGWIGDFNFGTFYASNQKLWKLDLKPEDERVYESKGHVRNFIDCVKSRKETVCPVEMAIRCDTIAHMVNIAAQVQRPIQWDPKAEQIVGDEEATAMTTRPYREEWKVW from the coding sequence ATGCAAATGAAAGACATCAGCAGACGGGGATTCATCAAGCGCGGACTTGCTGCTTCGGCAGCGTTTGGGATGCCCGCAATCGTCCCGCGAAGCGTTTTCGGCGCAGACGCGCCGACTGAACGCGTGAACGTCGGGCTTGTCGGTTGCGGCAATATCGGCAATTACCACAAGAACTGGCTCAAGCAGTGGGATGACGTGCGGATCGTCGCGGTCTGCGACGCGTACAAATCCCGCCGGATCGCGATGGCGGAGGAACTGAACGCGCACTACGGCGCCGGCACGACGACCATATACGACGACTTTCGCGAGGTTCTTGCGCAGCCCGACGTGGACGCCATTTGTATCGGCGCACATGATAACTGGCACACGCCCATGGCAATTGCCGCGGCGCGAAACGGTAAGGACATCTACTGCCAGAAGCCGCTGACCTTGGACCTGGGCCAGACGAAGCTGCTCCGGAGTGCGGTCAATGAGAACCAGCGCATCTTCCAGTTCGGTACGCAATACCGCTCCGAGTCGTCGTATCCGCGCATGGTCGAGCTGGTGCGCAACGGGTATATCGGCGAACTGCAGCGGATCGATGTCTGGTGCCGCAATGTGCTGAACGACACGAAGCAGTACAACGTGCCGCCGTACGGGTCCACCGAGGAAGTGCCCGTTCCCGAGGATCTCGATTTCAACGTGTGGCAGGGGCCTTCGCCGATGGTGCCGTACACGGTCGACCGGTGTACGCCCTGGGGCGGGTACCATTGCCCGGAGACGTCGCTCGGGTTTGTCGCGGGCTGCGCGATTCACCCGCTCGGGATTGCGCAGTGGGGTAATCGGACGGACCATACCAGCCCGATCCGCTACGAGGGAACGGGAAGCGTGCCGGCGGAGGGCATTTTCCGGACCCTCGAACGGTGGGACGTCCAGTGTGAATACGAGAACGGGGTCAAGCTTCACATGATGGACATGATGACGGCGAAGCCGTTGGTGATGGAGTACTATCCCGAGAAATGGCAGGACGGCGACGGCGTCGTGTTTCACGGGACCGAGGGCTGGATCGGCGATTTCAATTTTGGCACGTTCTACGCGAGCAACCAGAAACTCTGGAAACTCGACCTGAAGCCGGAGGACGAGCGCGTCTACGAGTCGAAGGGCCACGTGCGCAATTTCATTGATTGCGTGAAGTCGAGAAAAGAGACCGTCTGCCCCGTCGAGATGGCTATCCGCTGTGATACCATCGCGCATATGGTCAATATCGCGGCCCAGGTGCAGCGCCCCATCCAATGGGATCCGAAGGCCGAGCAGATTGTCGGCGACGAAGAAGCCACGGCCATGACGACGCGGCCGTACCGCGAGGAATGGAAGGTCTGGTGA